The genomic DNA CTGCTCATCTGAAAGAGTGCTGAAAAAGATGTGATATATGAACCTTTGACTGCAGGTATTTGATGTTTGTGATGTCAGTGACCACCATGGTAGTGATGAACTGTGTGATAGTCCTCAACGTCTCCCTGAGAACCCCGAACACTcacaggctgacagacaaagtCCGAAAGGTGAGACTGTGGCCAAAGCCTTGTCTAAATGCAATTTCCATTAAGTTACTGAATGAACACAATGTGAAGTCAACACAGGTCTATTTGCCTCTGACCCTCTGACCCTGTGTCTTCTTCAGGTCCTCCTAAACATCCTGCCTCGGCTGCTGAGGATGCAGATGCAACCCTGGACACCAAACAATGGCAACACCTCACACACTGGAAACGGTGAAACTCTGCCTACTGACAAGAACGGCGTGTTCCTGGTCCCCTGCCGACGCTGCAGCTCCATGAGCCTCATTACCAAGGCGGAGGAATATGTGATGAAAACAGCTCGGTCTGAACTCATGTTTGCCAGACTCAAAGAAAGAAACGGATTGATGAAATCAGTATTAGAGAAGCTACGTACGTATTTGAGTGAGTTTGCATGTGTTTAAGTGCACATGAAAGTGTGTTTCCCCTTGTTACTCTGGTCTGTTTCGTACACAGATGATGGGCTAGAGGGCGGTACAGCTGAGCAGCTCAGTATGAGCCTGGCAAAGGCCTCTCCAGAGCTGAAGCAGTGTGTGGCCTCCTGCAAACACATAGCTGAGACTGCAAAGCAACAGAGCAACTTCCAGAATGTGAGCTCGACATTTGTACATTTGCTCATCTTCTTGGGTTTAAATCAACATCAGTGATAATCTCCATTTTCTTCTTAACCCCCAGGAGAATGAAGAGTGGTTCCTGGTCGCCCGGGTGATCGACAGGGTCTGCTTTATTGTCATGGCGTTGGTGTTTTTTATCGGCACAATCGGGATCTTCCTGATGGGCCATTTCAACCAGCCTCCCTCCTCGCCTTTCCTTGGGGATCCCAAGAAGTATCTTCCTCCAATAAACAATCTCACTGAGACAGACTTCCTGGGGTGAACCAGGAGAAAATCTCCAGATTTTATCCTTTTAACCGAAGAGGAAATCTGTCAGCGTCCGTCAGTGATCTTTCCCTAATGACTGGGGCacagagaggatggagaagatacagctgtgtgtattttcatttagtAATGTGGGTCTGTGGACTATCACAAAGTCATAAAGGCCTGGTCATGGTGATAAAGTATCCACTCCACAGCTGTGTGGATGCCACGATTGATCCGTGATGACGCATGCTGGCATCATCTATCAGCTGTGACTGACTTTTGAGGTTGAGGTTTCATGTTTTGCATAAAATGCTgtataagacaaaaaaaagcaatttcttAAGCTTTTCCTGTTACCAGCTCACTGTTTGCTGTAAGTTTACTTTTCACCTGCGGTTGACTTTGATCAAATTCAAGGCTGTTGATCATACATGTAAACAGTGAACAACAGTCAAATGCTTTTATCAATAAAACTACTACTGTAATCTTGTGATCGCACACTCTCAGAAATGTCTTAATCCTCCTGTGTTTGACACCTTTTTCAAGGCACATAGAGAGCACTGACACCCCcccagaaaaacacagaccCAGTCCACAGCCCCCCCACCTCTGGAAGCAGGATTTCAATTACATGGCTGAGTGGTGCCTTTCTAACCCAACAAAAGGCAGATCCGGCTGGTTGGGATGGAAACAGAGTCAGGGGGTGAGACTGAGCTGGGGGACAGCtctccagacaaacacacactcacaaagccAAACATTACTACGTGaatattcacacaaacacacagaggtgatGAGGAGGTTTGTGCTACACCCCTCCTCATCATGACGACTCATGGATGTTTGCCTGGTCTCTTCCTTCTGACATTTAGACTATCAGAGTCTTAAGGTACCTGGAGGTTGACCACAGATGGTAAGCattgctgtattttctgtcttcaCACACTCATTTTGTTATAAGGGTAAAATGCGGTAGAAGATGTTAACCATTTGGTAACCTGTTGTATCAATCAATGTCTATATGCAGGACATAAAGAAGGGCGTCACTATGGTACTATGATCATCTTTGTTGTGGAGGAATATACAGTGTTGCATGCAGCTGCAGAATGGGACCAAAGAAGTGcaagttgagtgtgtgtgatgtgaataAAAAGGAGGCTGCGGCTGGCTGCTGTGATGAAATCACTGTGTTTTAAGAGGAGGATGTTTATGTTGGTGCCAGAGAACTGTCTGGATCTGCTGGCCTGCTGTAAGCAAACTTGTGTGGTAgggaaaagttgtttttcttgagCTTTCTCTGTAAATTCAAGagttaagtttttattttatttacttgtgTAGTTTGTCTAAGTCTAAGGAGGGCTATTTATAGTTTTAAACTCAAAGGTGTATGTTGGCTTATTTTTTATCTAGTCaaatggttcccaacctgggagttttttagttttgatttccattttcaaaaCTACAcatattattcttatttttcagacttttctctaatcttctAATCTAAGCTTACTTTCTATACTTTAAGTGGACTTTGAATTAAGAATTTAGTGTTAAAAGTACTATTTCCAAAACCAATAATGAACCTTTAAGCTCATAAACTGTGCAGTTTATCTCTTCGGGCACCTAAAAATGATTTACATGAAACAGAAATAGGAAGGGAAAATCACTGCTGGCAACTGTGACAGTTGGGTTGCAAGTAGACATCGCTTTGTATTAAAggtcacacacaaaaaggttgggaaccattgATTTAGTATGTCTGCTACTGAAAAACACCTCCTTCATTATATGTTTAAAATGACATGGTGCTGCTTAAAgataacatttttattcttaattttCTTCATCAGGTTCATTCAGTATCCCACCCTCATGTATCCAGCGCCATCTGGCACAGTTTAGAGTTACTTTAATTTCATActtttcagtttacagtgactttttctgtaaatgaaaacatccTGGTTAACTGTGATGTACTATTCTGTTACCAGAATAATTACATCCAAACATAAACTAGTGACGTCTCATACAGGCCTGTCACACAGTATGACATATACGTTGTTGTGGTTATGTAATTGCTGAGTTCCgcatatattttcagttttatacCATGTCAGCTGTGACCAATCAGCCTCTTCCCTTGGGTCAACTGGAGCGAGAGAAGCACATCCAGATGATCTTCAGGGCTTTCCAGAGCCGCTGTGGGCCCTCATGTGAGTGCCACACTCCCTCACCTGGACCCAAAACCCACCAAACGCCTCCTGACTGGGAATCTGATGAGCAGCCGTCAGGTCTGGCTCCTGGGAGGAAGCTGGAGAACGGCTTCATGCAGTCACCGGGGGAAGCTAACAGGCCCAGGGTGGAGCAGCAGTGGCCTGGAGGTGCAGCGGGATCACACTTCATGTCTGTGCTGGAAACAGTCAGTCAAATACACTTCACTGCCAGGCCAGAGCTGCAGGGTGAGCAGGAGGGCTTGCttttgtgtatgttgtgtgtctgtgtgttaaagggGAAACTTGCAGTGCAGagatttgtatgtttttaaaagaattgTGCTTCGTCATTGCAGGTCCTCAGTGTGTTCCCAGGAGGATCTACAGCATCACCACAGGAGGCAGCAGGTCACAGTTATTTGTGGCTGTGGAAGGTACTGGTCCCTGTTCAGCTACATGTGTCTCACTGGGAACATCCATCCCATCTGCATCTCATATAAAGAGAAAGTGAATGAtggtgtttttcagtgttttctctccttgATCTCTCCCTCCCGTCAGAGAGTTCTTGTGTGTGCCTCCAGTGTTGCGGTCCAGCT from Enoplosus armatus isolate fEnoArm2 chromosome 14, fEnoArm2.hap1, whole genome shotgun sequence includes the following:
- the LOC139296254 gene encoding phospholipid scramblase family member 5, yielding MSAVTNQPLPLGQLEREKHIQMIFRAFQSRCGPSCECHTPSPGPKTHQTPPDWESDEQPSGLAPGRKLENGFMQSPGEANRPRVEQQWPGGAAGSHFMSVLETVSQIHFTARPELQGPQCVPRRIYSITTGGSRSQLFVAVEESSCVCLQCCGPARACSLQGFDCQGRQVFYFERPLRVDACCLGCCLMEMRAYTPQKQLIGTVCQRWSMFTPLLEVCDSDGASTIRIQGSCCPCRCFSNQQFQIVSNIGEKIGSIWKKWPGLNDEHNMDHEYFGLEVPLSMESHTKLLLLAATFLLNHMFFEMS